The segment GCTTCGGACACCCCGACGCCCAGCAGCTCGCCGCCGAGGTCCAGCAGGAGTACGTCCGCAGGTACGGCGACGGCGACCAGACCGCCATGCACACCGACCACTTCGACCCGCCCGCCGGGCTGTTCGTGATCGGCTACCAGGACGGCCGGCCGGTGGCCTGCGGCGGATGGCGGGCCAAGGAGCGCGACGAGGACGGGCTGCGCGACGGCGACGCCGAACTCAAGCGGATGTACGTCGTCCCCGACGCCCGCGGCCGCGGCCACGCCCGCGCCGTGCTGCGCCACCTCGAGGCCGCCGCCCTCGCCGCCGGGCGCACCCGGCTGGTGCTGGAGACCGGCACCCTGCAGCCCGAGGCGATCGCGCTCTACGGCTCCGAGGGCTACGCCGAGATCCGCAAGTTCGGCTACTACAAGGACCACGAGCAGAGCGTCTGCATGGGCAAGGAGCTCGCCGCCGTTCCCGCGGCGCAGCCCCGCTGACGTGCGGCGGCTGTAACTTTCTTGACCGCAGGGCCAGTTGGGGCGGCCGCGGACCCGGAGCACCGGGCCGCGGCCGCTGCGTGGTTTCCGTCTCCCGCCGCAGGTCGGGGCGGTGGGTGTCGAAGGACAGTCGAACGTCCGTCGAAATTTTCGGAGCCGGGCCGGTGGCTGCGGGTGCCGGCCGGGCGTGGCGCTCCGTTGCCGGTGGCGCGCGGGCGGCCGTACGGTCCGTGCACCCCACCCACCCCTGGAAGGACCCACCATGGCTGCACAGTTGCGCGCAGCTCGCCGGCCCGGGCGCGCCCTCGCGGCACTGGCCCTCGCCGCCGCCGGCGGACTGCTGGCCGCCGCCACCGTCGGCAGCGGACCGGCCGGCGCGGCCGGCACCACCCTGCGGGACCTCGCCGAGGCCAAGGGCAGCTACTTCGGCACCGCGCTGACCCAGTCCAACCTGAGCAGCTCCACCATCACCGCCATCGCCGGCACCCAGTTCGACATGGTCACCCCCGGCAACGAGATGAAGTGGGACACCACCGAGTCCTCCGCCGGGAACTTCAACTTCGGCCCCGGCGACCAGATCGTCTCCTTCGCCAAGGCCCACAGCATGCGGGTGCGCGGCCACACCCTGGTCTGGCACAGCCAGCTGCCCAACTGGGTCAGCAGCCTGCCCACCGCCCAGGTGCAGGCCGCGATGGAGAACCACATCACCACCGAGGCCACCCACTACAAGGGCCAGGTCTACTCCTGGGACGTCGTCAACGAGCCCTTCAACGAAGACGGTTCGCTGCGCACCGACGCCTTCACCAACGCGATGGGCTCCGGCTACATCGCCGACGCGCTGCGCACCGCGCACGCCGCCGACCCGAACGCCAAGCTCTACCTGAACGACTACAACATCGAGGGCCTGGGCGCGAAGAGCGACGCCATGTACCAGCTGGTCTCCTCGCTCAAGCAGCAGGGCGTGCCGATCGACGGCGTCGGCTTCGAGAGCCACTTCATCGTCGGCCAGGTCCCCAGCACCCTGAAGGCCAACATCCAGCGCTTCACCGCGCTCGGCGTGAACGTCGCCATCACCGAGCTGGACGACCGGATGCCCGTCCCGGCCAGCGCCGCCAACCTCGCCCAGCAGGCCACCGACTACGCCTACGTGGTCAACTCCTGCCTGGCGGTGAGCGGTTGCGTCGGCGTCTCGCAGTGGGGCGTGGGCGACCCGGACTCCTGGATCCCGGGCTTCTTCTCCGGCTATGGCGCGGCCACCATGTACGACGACAACTACCAGCCGAAGGCCGCCTACAACGCGGCGGTGACGGCGCTCGGCGGCAGCACCTCCTCGCCGTCCCCGTCCTCCTCCTCGGCCTCGCCGTCGCCGTCCTCGTCGCCCTCGTCCTCGCCGTCGGTGCCGCCGACCGGCGCGGCCTGCAAGGTCAGCACCCAGGTCAGTGCCTGGAACACCGGCCTGACCGAGAACGTGACGGTCACCAACACCGGCGGCAGCGCCGTCAACGGCTGGAAGCTGGCCTTCACGCTGCCCGGCGGGCAGAGCGTCACCAACGCCTGGAACGCCACCGTCAGCCCGGCCACCGGCCAGGTCAGCGCCGTCAAC is part of the Kitasatospora cineracea genome and harbors:
- a CDS encoding endo-1,4-beta-xylanase, which codes for MAAQLRAARRPGRALAALALAAAGGLLAAATVGSGPAGAAGTTLRDLAEAKGSYFGTALTQSNLSSSTITAIAGTQFDMVTPGNEMKWDTTESSAGNFNFGPGDQIVSFAKAHSMRVRGHTLVWHSQLPNWVSSLPTAQVQAAMENHITTEATHYKGQVYSWDVVNEPFNEDGSLRTDAFTNAMGSGYIADALRTAHAADPNAKLYLNDYNIEGLGAKSDAMYQLVSSLKQQGVPIDGVGFESHFIVGQVPSTLKANIQRFTALGVNVAITELDDRMPVPASAANLAQQATDYAYVVNSCLAVSGCVGVSQWGVGDPDSWIPGFFSGYGAATMYDDNYQPKAAYNAAVTALGGSTSSPSPSSSSASPSPSSSPSSSPSVPPTGAACKVSTQVSAWNTGLTENVTVTNTGGSAVNGWKLAFTLPGGQSVTNAWNATVSPATGQVSAVNLAYNAAIPAGGSTTFGFQANHTGNAAAAAGFTLNGVSCTAG
- a CDS encoding GNAT family N-acetyltransferase, whose protein sequence is MEIRTTGFGHPDAQQLAAEVQQEYVRRYGDGDQTAMHTDHFDPPAGLFVIGYQDGRPVACGGWRAKERDEDGLRDGDAELKRMYVVPDARGRGHARAVLRHLEAAALAAGRTRLVLETGTLQPEAIALYGSEGYAEIRKFGYYKDHEQSVCMGKELAAVPAAQPR